TAGACTTCTAAACTGTATTTTTATCAATGTTATATCCGGATCTTCTAAATCCTCAGATCCCTTAACTATGCTATCTATAATGGATTCTAGAACTTCTATACCGTATCTAAATTTATACCAATGTTGATTGCTAGTCTTATACGATGTTTCTATTATTCTGTATTCTTTTTCAAGTGTTTTTAGAAGAAGAGATGGGTTGTATGAATACCCCATTGAATTAAGCTTCTCTACAACACCTTTATAATCAAAATCACCCATGGAGTTGCTTCCACGCAGTTTATTTTCTCTTGCGACAGAGAGAGCTGCTTTCATAACTAAAACAAATTTTTGGCCATACCTATGAAAAGCATCTAAAATAGCAAGCCTAAGAGCATCAATGCTCATTTGTAAGTCTCACTTAAGTGTTTTTATTGCAAAGAAGACAAAAAGATTGCACAAAATAACTTCCATATTTCCTCTAACAAAACTGAAGTAGTAACAAGGTATTACATATGTTTAACCATATTCTCATAACACATCTACATTCATAAACTACGGTATTACACTTAATTAAATACATAAATTCAGTTGGGTAAGTTTATATCATGCATCTTTCAATACGGGGATAACTCATCATCCATATTTTAATAATAACTAAATAGTCTTTAAAGCTTAATTAGCTTAGAGGGTATTAATAAAAATGGGTTTAACAAGAATTGTTATGAACGCCTTTAAGTCTATGGGAAAACAAAATATCATTGATATTGCTAATCAATTATTAAAGTTAGATGAGGTTAGGAATGTTAATATAAAGGTTAATGACATAAATGCTGAAGTTGTTTCTGTTACAATTATTATTGAAGGGGTGAACCTGGATTTTGAAAAAATAAGAAGTGTTTTAGAAGATATGGGTATTGCCATACATAATGTTAGTGAAATTATAGCATCTAAGGAATGAACAAATCCTACGTTATGTAGGTGAAACGCAATAGCAAGTGCTATTTGCTCTATATGTGGAAGAAATAAAGCTATTTTCTATCAAAGACATACTGGTTTAAGACTTTGTAAGAAATGTTTTATTGAGGATGTTAAAAATAGGGTTTTAGAGCAAATTAGTAAGTATCAAATGATATTGCCTGGAGATACTGTATTGGTAGGGGTTTCAGGAGGTAAGGATAGCTATGTCTTATTAAAAATTTTAGCTGAGGTACATAATCCGTCAAAAATAATTGGATTAATGATTGATGAGAATATTCATGGATATAGCAGAGCCGATGTTTTTGACTTTTTGAAGAAAACATGCCATGATCTTGGTGTGGATTGCATAAATACAAGTATTAAGAAAGAGCTTGGCTATGGTGTAGATGATTTTATGTTAATGCAGATAAAGAAGTATAGCAGTATAAAAGTAAGTGCTTGTACTTTTTGTGGTATTGCAAGAAGAAGAATATTAAATGCTTATGCTAGGACATTTAATGTGAATAAAGTTGCTACAGGACATAATCTAGATGATGAAGTTCAAACATATTTGATAAACATATTGAGAGGTGATTTAATGAGACTTATACAACTACATCCATTGAGTATGACACATAGTAAATTACTTGTTAAGAGAATTAAACCAATCAGAGCCATATATGAATATGAAACATCGTTTATGGCGTATATAGAGAATTTTAAATTTCAGGAAACAGAATGTCCATATATTCTTCAAAGACCTACACTAAGAGCAAGAATACGTGAACT
Above is a genomic segment from Ignisphaera cupida containing:
- a CDS encoding DUF211 domain-containing protein encodes the protein MGLTRIVMNAFKSMGKQNIIDIANQLLKLDEVRNVNIKVNDINAEVVSVTIIIEGVNLDFEKIRSVLEDMGIAIHNVSEIIASKE
- a CDS encoding TIGR00269 family protein — its product is MILPGDTVLVGVSGGKDSYVLLKILAEVHNPSKIIGLMIDENIHGYSRADVFDFLKKTCHDLGVDCINTSIKKELGYGVDDFMLMQIKKYSSIKVSACTFCGIARRRILNAYARTFNVNKVATGHNLDDEVQTYLINILRGDLMRLIQLHPLSMTHSKLLVKRIKPIRAIYEYETSFMAYIENFKFQETECPYILQRPTLRARIRELIKDIEKFYPGIQIKLLKYVDEILEPLVKSTNTKPIELPLCSKCGEPTSPGRIICKFCELVNEVLNI